In Erpetoichthys calabaricus chromosome 4, fErpCal1.3, whole genome shotgun sequence, one genomic interval encodes:
- the LOC114650118 gene encoding SLIT and NTRK-like protein 1, whose product MLLWILLLKAALCVATGNVTRDVCKEQICSCNEIEGDLHIDCEKRSFSNLHHLTAPSSQFYHLLLHGNSLTRLFPNEFANFYNAVSLHLENNGLHEIVPGAFLGLQLVKRLHINNNKIRAFKKNTFLGLDDLEYLQADFNLLRDIDPGVFRDLNKLEVLILNDNLISALPTNVFQHVPITHLDLRGNRIKTLPYEGVLEQIPGIAEILLEDNPWDCSCDLVSLKEWLENIPKNALIGRVICEAPTRLQGNDLNETSEHDLCPSKNGIDPSLEVPPTQEETCDPGPIPTPFRISGEAEPSTYGPSHKDRVKSRENWRLKTRPTSRVVTINGKGDPPYNDLCPLPCTCELQESNPRLKVNCKGKELESLADLKPKPSNVQELNLRDNSVHTVRKAHFIGYQNLNLLDLGNNVIKEIENGTFQNLTELRWLYIDKNFLDSLMPEIFAGLQNLEYLNLEFNSIQLILPGTFNPMPNLRVLILNNNLLKSLPVDVFIGVSLSKISLHNNYFAFLPVSGVLDQLVSIIQIDLHENPWDCTCNIVPFKQWTERLGPEVIVSDLKCESPEEFWTKDFRSLRNDVMCPHLYDKIFPTTLSKNSTAIVDTGTRSNSYLETSRVSISVLVPGLLLVFVTSAFTVVGMLVFILRNRKRSKRRDANSSASEINSLQTVCDSSYWHSGPYHADGSHRVYECGTHSLSD is encoded by the coding sequence ATGCTGCTTTGGATTTTGTTGCTGAAGGCGGCTCTTTGTGTTGCTACTGGAAATGTTACAAGGGACGTTTGTAAAGAGCAGATCTGTTCCTGCAATGAGATAGAAGGCGATTTGCACATTGACTGCGAAAAAAGGAGCTTTTCTAATCTGCACCATTTAACCGCCCCGAGTTCTCAGTTTTATCATTTACTGTTGCATGGAAATTCACTGACTAGGCTGTTCCCAAATGAGTTTGCTAACTTTTACAACGCCGTGAGTCTGCATTTGGAAAACAATGGTTTGCACGAAATTGTTCCTGGGGCTTTCTTGGGATTACAGTTAGTGAAGCGACttcatatcaataataataaaatccgaGCTTTCAAAAAGAACACGTTTCTAGGCTTGGACGATCTGGAGTACCTGCAAGCCGATTTTAATCTTTTAAGGGATATTGACCCAGGAGTGTTCAGGGACTTAAATAAACTAGAAGTTCTCATATTAAATGACAACCTAATCAGCGCACTTCCTACTAATGTTTTTCAGCACGTACCGATAACGCACCTCGATCTCAGAGGAAACCGAATTAAAACACTGCCTTACGAAGGGGTCCTTGAACAGATACCAGGCATTGCCGAAATCCTGCTGGAAGATAACCCATGGGACTGCAGTTGCGATCTGGTCTCTCTGAAGGAATGGCTGGAGAACATCCCGAAAAACGCTCTGATCGGAAGAGTGATCTGCGAGGCCCCTACTCGTCTGCAAGGCAACGACTTAAACGAGACGTCGGAGCATGATTTGTGCCCGTCAAAAAATGGAATTGACCCTAGTTTAGAGGTGCCTCCTACCCAGGAAGAGACCTGTGACCCTGGACCGATTCCAACCCCCTTCAGAATAAGCGGAGAAGCGGAGCCATCGACTTATGGTCCCTCACACAAGGATCGTGTGAAATCACGGGAAAACTGGAGGCTGAAAACAAGACCAACATCCCGTGTCGTAACCATCAATGGGAAAGGCGACCCCCCTTATAATGACTTGTGCCCACTTCCCTGCACTTGTGAGCTGCAAGAGTCTAATCCGAGGTTAAAAGTTAATTGCAAGGGAAAAGAGCTCGAAAGTTTAGCTGATCTGAAACCAAAACCTAGCAACGTACAAGAATTGAATCTGCGGGATAACAGCGTACACACTGTTCGGAAAGCCCATTTCATAGGCTATCAAAATCTAAACCTCCTTGATTTGGGGAATAACGTCATCAAAGAAATAGAAAACGGAACTTTCCAAAACCTCACTGAACTGCGCTGGTTGTATATTGATAAAAACTTTCTGGACAGCCTTATGCCGGAAATATTTGCAGGGCTGCAAAACCTAGAATATCTGAACTTGGAATTTAACTCTATACAGCTCATACTGCCAGGAACATTCAACCCAATGCCAAATCTACGGGTTCTCATCCTAAATAACAACCTATTGAAGTCTCTGCCAGTGGACGTTTTTATTGGTGTGTCGCTGTCTAAAATTAGTCTGCATAATAATTATTTCGCATTTCTTCCTGTAAGTGGGGTTTTAGACCAGCTTGTGTCTATTATACAGATTGATCTGCATGAGAATCCATGGGATTGCACCTgcaatattgtgcctttcaagCAGTGGACTGAAAGGCTCGGACCTGAGGTCATTGTAAGCGATTTAAAGTGTGAATCACCAGAAGAATTCTGGACCAAGGACTTTAGGTCGCTGAGAAACGATGTTATGTGTCCTCACCTGTATGACAAAATCTTCCCTACGACTCTGTCCAAAAACAGCACAGCTATTGTGGATACGGGGACTCGCTCCAATTCCTATCTGGAAACCAGTCGAGTGTCGATCTCGGTGCTGGTTCCTGGTCTTCTCCTCGTTTTTGTAACTTCTGCATTCACGGTTGTAGGGATGCTTGTCTTTATACTGAGGAATcgcaagagatcaaagcgaagAGATGCCAACTCGTCTGCTTCGGAGATCAATTCTTTACAGACAGTATGCGACTCCTCTTACTGGCACAGCGGGCCTTATCATGCAGATGGATCCCACAGAGTTTATGAATGTGGCACCCACTCACTTTCTGATTAG